The following proteins are co-located in the Triticum aestivum cultivar Chinese Spring chromosome 1A, IWGSC CS RefSeq v2.1, whole genome shotgun sequence genome:
- the LOC123126261 gene encoding ethylene-responsive transcription factor ERF026-like: MEQGREGMMGSLCGRRPRAETRHPVYRGVRFRAGKWVSEIRELRKHTRIWLGTYPTPEMAAAAYDAAALALRGAGTALNFPDAARSRPAPASMSADDVRAAAAAAAASAMASTWAPQRSDQCYGDQLHAGEQDRRDDAIGVVDEDDVFEMPRLMVSMAEGLMISPPVLGTPAADGCSAASYYAEADDEDAVSLWDHS, from the coding sequence atggagcaagggagggaggggATGATGGGGAGCCTCTGCGGGAGGCGGCCGCGGGCGGAGACGCGCCACCCGGTGTACCGCGGCGTGCGGTTCCGGGCGGGGAAGTGGGTGTCGGAGATCCGGGAGCTGCGCAAGCACACCAGGATCTGGCTCGGCACCTACCCGACGCCCGAGATGGCCGCCGCGGCGTACGACGCGGCCGCATTGGCCCTGCGTGGCGCGGGGACGGCGCTCAACTTCCCAGACGCGGCAAGGTCGCGCCCCGCGCCGGCGTCCATGTCCGCCGACGATGTCCGGGCTGCGGCGGCCGCTGCCGCCGCGTCCGCGATGGCCAGCACCTGGGCTCCTCAGCGCAGCGACCAATGCTACGGCGATCAGCTGCATGCAGGCGAGCAGGACAGGCGTGACGACGCGATCGGCGTCGTGGACGAGGACGACGTGTTCGAGATGCCGCGGCTGATGGTGAGCATGGCGGAGGGGCTGATGATCAGCCCGCCGGTGCTGGGCACACCGGCGGCGGACGGTTGCTCGGCGGCGTCGTACTACGCGGAAGCTGACGATGAGGACGCCGTGAGCTTGTGGGATCACTCTTGA